AAGAGGGACTGTACTCAAAAGCACTTGATAGAATAGTAGAAGTTGAAAATGGACTTTTAAAGCCAATGCTAAAAGGTGAGGACATTAGCAGATATGCAAATCTTCAAAATAGATATTTTGTGATTTTCCCGTATATCATCGAAAATGCAAAAGCAAAACCAATGGGTGAAGCGTATATTCAAGAGCATTTTCCCAATGGCTATAAATACCTTAAAGCCAATGAAGCGTTTTTAAGAGGGAGAGAAAAAGGAAAAATGGATAAAGACGGATGGTTTTTATATATCTATCCAAAGAGCTTAACAGAATTTGAGCAACAAAAAATCATTACACCCGAAATTTCATTAGGCTCAAATATGAGCTTTGATGAAGGCATCTTTTATCACAATACAAAAGTATATAGCTTTATCAAAAAAAGCGCCGTAAAAGAAGACTATAAATTTTTTCTGGCACTTTTAAATTCTTCCTTGATGTGGTTCTTTCTTAAAAATACAGGCTATGAATTACGTGGTGGATATTTTGTATTTAAAACTAAATTCTTAGAGCCTTTTCCGCTACCAAAACTTGAACACATAGACCAACAAGAGCCATTCACTGAAAAAGCAAACATCATGCTCTCGCTCAACAAACAACTCCAAGAAGCCAAGCAAAATTTCCTAAACGAACTCAATCTAGAAA
The window above is part of the Sulfurospirillum tamanense genome. Proteins encoded here:
- a CDS encoding TaqI-like C-terminal specificity domain-containing protein: EGLYSKALDRIVEVENGLLKPMLKGEDISRYANLQNRYFVIFPYIIENAKAKPMGEAYIQEHFPNGYKYLKANEAFLRGREKGKMDKDGWFLYIYPKSLTEFEQQKIITPEISLGSNMSFDEGIFYHNTKVYSFIKKSAVKEDYKFFLALLNSSLMWFFLKNTGYELRGGYFVFKTKFLEPFPLPKLEHIDQQEPFTEKANIMLSLNKQLQEAKQNFLNELNLEKIPKKLQNFEELEFEEFVKEYTKAKKIKFTDKLEERTFKHQWQSLFEHDKTLTCNLKSEIDKTDKEIDAMVYALYGLSEDDIRIVEGVL